The Narcine bancroftii isolate sNarBan1 chromosome 8, sNarBan1.hap1, whole genome shotgun sequence region CATTTTCTAGTTCATCACACTTGTAACCAATGTTCAGATCAACTTTCTTCACAGAATTCTCAGATGGTAAATGGACACAAGGAGTTATATCAGCTTCTGCCCATTGGTCATGCACCTTCAATACCAATTTGATGGTCATTTCAATGGAAGTGGTATTCTGTAGGAAGTTTATGTCAACATAATTTGCAAGGAGGCATTTGATCTCACAAGAAAGTTTGACGGGATTTGGAAGAGGACTGTACATATAAACAGCAACAACTTCGATCAAATGTTCCAGCTCAGGAATATGTTGCAGATCGTATTCAACGTGATGGACGTGCCAGTGACCTACAAAATAAAAGACCAACATTTAATTGGAACGTGCTCCTATAATTCACAAACAAACTCGCGTGGATGGCTGCATAATGTCAAACTTTCTTGACAGATGTTAAAACATGAACAGGGAGCTATTTACAAAGTTACCCCCAAAAAAGCCTTCATTTTCAAACTGCATTCTTATACTGTTAGTCCGTggtttctctttttccttttagCAATTTGTATGGATGTCATAACGATCGTCTCTATTAAAATGTAGTCTCCTACTTCCATTCATCCATGATATCCACTATCGATCAATTCGTCGAACGGTAAATTCTCTAACAAAGTCCTGATTGTTTGTTGTGCGCTGACCAAGTTTCCCCATTAAAAAGCTCCAGCTGTGCACTTGGCAAGTGGTTAAGTGACTGCAGCAAACACCGGAAAGGTGCAGAAGAAGGATTCTTCCAAAAACAAACGCACTATCGTTTTGGGAGACAGGCAAGTGTCTCATGATTCTTTCCCAGATCTATGCTGGCGCATGAAAACACAGTTCACAAACTTGCATTATTGGGAAAGAATTGTGCAACAATCGAAGGGCGGTCCCTCAGAACAAAAACTTTGCAAGTTTGAGCGAGTTTAGTACAACATTGTTACTAGACCAGGTGCCAATGGTGCAAGGCCAACTATTACAGACCAGTATTCACTACACTAGCAAGCGTGATCTGTTATTTTTTCCCCTTAATTGTTTAATGAATCCTTCAAATAGAAATCAAAGTTTCTACTTTACCTGTGCTGGCGAGCATAACACTCGAGCTGGGTTTCACCAGGCGAATGGTGTTAGTCTTGGTGGTTCGGTTAGCTTTGGGTTTCCCATTCTGATCTGCAGACCGTTTGTAGAGGCGAACCATGTATTCCATATGCTGATCTACTTCCTCTTTTCCAGAAAGCAGTAGAGGACGGGGGCCGACCTTCCTTGCCAACATCCCGATCAAGGGACCCAAGTCCCTCCCGTTCCTTGCATCTGGTTCTTCACTCACCCCGCTGCTTCCATGCAATGCTAAAAGATCCAGCAGGCAGATCAAAATGTAGAGAGCGTTGCGACTCCAATTCATAACCCCGCACATGTTAGCTACAAAAGGTATTACTGTCCAGGTAGTTGCAGACCAGGTAAGACCATAGCTCTCGTGCACTGATAAACTCAAAAGCGTTCCTCTGAAATGAGGTATAAAACAGCTTGAGTAAATTATCTCCTAATTAAGGAGACCCTCATGTGATGTCATCGAATCAATCAATGGTTCGTGACGTACAACCTAACGCACTGTTGGAGCAGATTGGTTACATTAATCTTTAATGTTACATTcggagaaatttaaattccacattaatttttttatGCTTCAATGTGCCTAAACTTCGGAAAGTACTAGATTAAGATCTAACTAGATTCTTATTTATCTCAAAAGTGGTTTTCACTAGGGTCCGATGTCCCATATATTTACTAACGCTACAATTATAATACACCTTTCCCTGATtggataaagtgcacaagagtttGTGCGTTAATCGACAAACTGGAACAGAGTGTGGGTGGAGAAGACTTTGTAGTGTTTAATTTGGGAGCaaattctatattttcttttaatgGCTCTGTCATGTATTTCCAAGAAGCGAGTAATGAACAGTGATTTTGttttctgaagaaaaaaaatctgaaggcGGTTATTGTAGGATGATCTTGAACATCTAGGAATGGATTTAAGGATATGTGAGACTGTGCCCTTTTATGTAGTAGATAATCAGGAGAAAATGGAAGCAAACATCCATGAGCATGTGCTTTTACCCATCCATTCTGCTATTGTTAAGAAGTTCAGTTTCTCCCATATTTCTCACTTTCCTGAGGCGCTGTCGAATGTGTTGTATTTCTGTGGTCATACAAAATCTCTTATTTAAAcctaaagaaagaatattaataaACTGCATAAATGCAGGGTACCATTATGAAAGATCTGTTCTTTGATCATTACCTGTGATGTGAGACatggaagaaagcctctacttcctcaggagtttgcggaggagctagcagagttgttcaagtgaaccggtacggacttgaagggccgacatggcctgtttctgtgctgttaacagttatatggttatataccaCTTTTCCCCTTCCTGGATTATGGGAATTGTGACTCGACCTCATTAACCATTGTCATTTCAGTTGACATCAATAGACAGAAGAAATCTTACAGCTTCCTGATATATGTTATAGTACTTCATAGTTTCAGTTTCTCTCATATTTTAGCAAATTTAAAAGTATTAATAAAAagatatttcaaaataaaatcataGAATGCATGCTAAAATAGTGGCATGAAGAGCTATTGAGATATTTAGAAATTTTAACTATGTAAGTAATTTGAATTCAATTTAAATTCGGACATATaggacaataacaggccatttcggcccatgagttcatgctaCCCAATTTAGACCCACTTAACagacacccctggtacgtttcaaacttCTGTAACCCCACTCTTTATTTAAGGCCTGAtatgcgttctccctgtgtccattcCAAAAATGCTGATGTATCAGTGTATCATCAACTGAACTTTTCTTCTaggttttatccatatttattgatTAGACCCAatgtctttcttttaaaaatatttttattcatatttaaacaaaaggaaaaaaacccAAATATGAACAAAAATCAAAAGACCAGAGCAGATTGGTAATGGTATATCAAAGCATAACATCAAAAAAAGCCCCAacccaaagaagaaaaaacaggAAATAAAGAAAAGATGAAATTATAAATTCTTTTCAAGAAAGtttataaaagtttttttaattaaagaaagGTTTacaattctctctctttctcttctccttctgtaatAATTTTATCAATGCTTATAATATTTGGAGTTGAACAACAGTTACCATATAACCCTATaaccatttctttctttggcttggcttcgcggacgaagatttatggagggggtaaatgtccacgtcagctgcaggctcatttgtggctgacaagtccgatgcgggacaggcaggcacggttgcagcagttgcaggggaaaattggttggttggggttgggtgttgggtttttcctcctttgccttttgtcagtgaggtgggctctgcggtcttcttcaaaggaggttgctgcccgccaaactgtgaggcgccaagatgcagggtttgaggcgatatcagcccactggcggtggtcaatgtggcaggcaccaagagatttctttaggcagtccttgtaccttttctttggtgcacctctgtcacggtggccagtggagagctcgccatataactcgatcttgggaaggcgatggtcctccattctggagacgtgacccacccagcgcagctggatcttcagcagcgtggaaggccatgtcggcctttcgagtccgcaccggtccactaaaacaactccactagctcaaaccccTGCAAAACAGGCGTCAtgggctggagagctggctctgaatgggcaactaaagcggcatcgtattatcaaaatttttaaaaagaaaatcctaAACGAAAAAATTGATAGCCAGACATGCCATTTGATTAAATGGACAATACTccatctacacacacacaatggttaaatgacaTCATGTCTTACCTAAGtctagaaaaaaatagatatgctattaaagattcaaatattaacttccataAGACATAgcacccatttatggactattatcataaactCAAGAATTAGGGTGTTTTGATGCTCTGGTGCTGAGCTGAATGGTTCCAGGTTGGTGTCACTtaattcccattttttttaaccttgtttAGTGGTTGGAGTTTTGAGTTATaaggttttttttcttattttgtttAGGATTTCTTTTCTTTGGAATTTGATAATAGACCCACTGTCCAATGGGAAAATATATCATGCTTTTAAATTGATAAAGAACATCAATTACTGTACTATAAAGATTTGGAAGTCATGATTTAAAGATTTGTTTTCTACGCAATAGCTGTTCTgtttatattctttggcttggcttcgcggacgaagatttatggagggggtaaaaagtccacgtcagctgcaggctcgtttgtggctgacaagtccgatgcgggacaggcagacacgattgcagcggttccaggggaaaattggttggttggggttgggtgttgggtttttcctcctttgccttttgtcagtgaggtgggctctgcggtcttcttcaaaggaggttgctgcccgccaaactgtgaggtgccaagatgcacggtttgaggcgttatcagcccactgacggtggtcaatgtggcaggcaccaagagatttctttaggcagtccttgtaccttttctttggtgcacctctgtcacggtggccagtggagagctcgccatataacatgatcttgggaaggcgatggtcctccattctggagacgtgacccatccagcgcagctggatcttcagcagcgtggactcgatgctgtcgacctctgctatctcgagtacttcgacgttagggatgtaagcgctccaatggatgttgaggatggagcggagacaacgctggtggaagcgttctaggagccgtaggtggtgccggtagaggacccatgattcggagccgaacaggagtgtgggtatgacaacggctctatatacgcttatctttgtgaggtttttcagttggttgtttttccagactcttttgtgtagtcttccaaaggcgctatttgccttggcgagtctgttgtctatctcattttttattttttatttttattgtatttttatttttattgtattacAGTAGAAAAATATAAGTTGTAATATTTTGTCCAAATATTTATTTGACTTTTTCCTTTTTCTCACCTACATTctgctcctcaacaacaatcaaAAACCTGGCATAATTTTCTAATGCAAACAACCACAGAACCTAGAAATATGAAGTAAATACAGAACGTGTTTGAACTGCTGAACAAGTCTGGTAGCAGCTAAGGTGAGAAAACCAAAGTAATTTTGGTATGTACGGTTATGATACCCAATTGTCCCTCTTGATACTTGCACTCTCTCTAAATTCAGATAGCCTATTTTCACTTCTGCTCTTATAGTTTACATTGgacctcactctggcagtggagaagccAAGGATGAAAAGGTTAGTATGGAATGGGAACCAGGAACTCACAATGGCCTTTGCGGTCAGAGCATAGATACTCTGTGAAACAGTCACCAGGCCCGTACTTGTCTCACTAATGTAGAGGATGCCACATTGGGAGCACCACATGCAATAGATGAGGTTAGGAGAGGTGAACATGAATTCTTGCCTCATCTGGAATGGCTATTTAGGTCCCTAGAatatggtgaggaaggaggtgtaagAGCAAGTATTACATCTCCTGCATTGAAGGGGTCATGAAGTGGTGGGTCAGGAAGGACAAGTAGATAGGAAAGCCATAAAAGGAGCAATCCCTGTGGAGGACAGAATAGGGTAAGCAGACCCATTGGCTAGAGTTTTTGCAGATATTTTCAGCCTCTTATTGCTGTCTTCTGAGGACCTACCTGCTTCAAAATCCATTATATCCGTGCCAAAAAAGAGCAAGGTGACCTGACAATAAGTTGATTATGAAGCAATGAACTCCTGTGTCAGAAGGGAACTGGACCAACTTCAGTTTGCctattaatacaaaaggacaatggcagatgccatctcattggccttCCATTTTGCATTAAATTAACTGGACTAGAAGAACGTATAATTGATTACAGCTCGGTGGTCAACACCATCATTACAGCAAAACACATGATCATATTTGGGGATTTCAGATTAAGTTttcccctctgcaaatggatctttGACTACCTCATCAGCATTTCCCTATCAGTATGGATTGGCAATATCAGCTTCTCCTCACTGACTATTAACACAGGATCATTTCAAAGTTCCCCTGCTCCATTCCTGAAACACTCATAAGTTCACTAACAGCACCATTATGATTGGCCGAATAACAGGAAATGGTGAGTCAGAATACAAGATTGAGAATCTTGCTCTTAACATTAACAAGACTAAATAGCTTACTGTGGATTTTAAGAAGTGGAATCCTGAGACCTCTCTGCATTGGAgggacagcagtggagagggttagcaCTTATAAGTTACTGGGAGTCCACATGATTATGAGCCATCATACCGAGGCAACCCACACCTCTAGTTTCTAAGaggactgaggagatttggcatgttgtctaATTCTCGATCAAATTTTCTATGggtggaaaatatgctgactggttgcatcagagCCTGGTTTGGTCATTCGAGTGCCCAGGGATACAAAAGGTTGCAGAAGGTAGCGAAATTATTCAAGCCATTCATAggcaccaacctcccatccaaTGAAGACATCTAAGAGAAGCACTTCCtctagaaggcagccaacatcataaaggacccccatcatcctggaCACGGCTTCTTTTCACTGCTTCCTTCGGGAAGAAGGCCTGATCCAGCCCCACTTGGATCAAGAACAGCTTTTCTCCAACAGCTATTAAGCCCATGAGCCTCCGCTTTCTACCATAAAACCATAACTACTAGGGGACCACAAAAACACCTGCCTTCACTGCTGAAACACCACTTTTTCTTTAACTGTAaccataaatatttatttatcaatctAATCTTTATATCTATTATCCCTTTACATAGTCAAGTAATTTAATGTATcctatttgatttgatttttgacaaaaagtacctgtttgactgcgccaagcaagaattttggtgcatatgtattttttaccCATGTGTACGACAATAAATATTATCATTATCATGTGGCCAGTCATGGGGTCTAGTTGCAGCTGGTGAAAATGACAAAAGGTAAATCCCCTCTCTGCTGATCAAttgtttatatcttttttttctttctttggcttggcttcgcggacgaagatttatggagggggtaaaaagtccacgtcagctgcaggctcgtttgtggctgacaagtccgatgcgggacaggcagacacgattgcagcggttgcaagggaaaattggttggttggggttgggtgttgggtttttcctcctttgccttttgtcagtgaggtgggctctgcggtcttcttcaaaggaggctgctgcccgccaaactgtgaggcgccaagatgcacggtttgaggcgttatcagcccactggcggtggtcaatgtggcaggcaccaagagatttctttaggcagtccttgtaccttttctttggtgcacctctgtcacggtggccagtggagagctcgccatataatatgatcttgggaaggcgatggtcctccattctggagacgtgacccatccagcgcagctggatcttcagcagcgtggactcgatgctgtcaacctctgttTACATATACATGAGATTAATACCTCTTGTTGGAGGCTCTCTGAATATGTTTGACTGAGACCCTGGCCCATTTAGTGGAATTCCTATGTGTGTTTTATTATTGAGGGAAATTCTTCATGTTTGGACACCAGATGGCACTGTGTGTGAACTTGAAATTTACCAAATGGAACAAAAGTTGTGAGCTGCCAGATAATCAAACTACGCCTTTCTTTTAAATGTGTCTGACGGCTGTAACAAGTGCCCCATTAGTTTGTCAAATTTCATATTTACCATATTTGATTTACTGAGAGTTTAAAAAATTGACAAGCAAATAACTTGGTCCAACAAATTAAATGATATTGAGACACTCTCGGCTAAAACTTGATACATATGTGATTTTGTTATGATGAAAATCTCTTTGATGACTATAAGTGattgttttctttaaaatttgtTGATCTCAAATGTAAATTCTCCTGCAATGCATAATTTGTGCATTAGCTTTGTTGGATTTCTGTTTACGTGGTTCTCACCATTCAAGTGGGAGTTGTGGGTGAGGTGGCAAAACCAAGCCTCCATTTAGCGCTTAATAAATTAATGCTGACTAAAAATTGACTAAGTCCGATATCACAGCATACCATGGAGAACCTAGAGGCATCTAATGAACTTAATAAACACGATGTGAAGGAAATGTTTAAGCAATAATAGCAGTAAGAAACAAATACAATGCTTTTGGAAGTTTTCTGTCCATTTTCTTGTGTGGTCTGTGGTCTGGTTGTCAGGAAACATTTTAAAGTTAACACACAAGTAACATCCATGTTTCTACCAAGTCTGGATTTGTCCTCAACAACATTTGATAGTGTTCAGTATCAGAAACAGAATGACATTTCCTTAATGACAAAACCTACCAATTTATCAACTTACAACCACAAACAGGAAATAAATGGTTCAGGGAAAACTTTAATAATTTCAAGGAGCTGCAAAGAAGACTGATTCTTTTATACACAAAAACAGATTCCGATGAATGCATACCAAGAGAACTTACCATAGACTTGAGATCAaccaaatttaaagaaaattgtaCAGGAATAATATCTAAAGTTAAATGACATCTTGTaaatgttatatgtggattggaGGAAAacttggcctccctgcctgtctcaaacattatggattgcaggtggtcacgtgtcctctctgtctgaaacttattcagaagtcacatcacctgtcaatcaaggttggactctggccatctaTTAGTGCATATCTTGCCACTGGCTAATTGAAATCACCTAGGGTTATTATTGGCTAGACGcccagattagcactgtattaaACTGCTTTCTCTTTGTCCTGTGGCCCAAGCCCCAGACgtcgctccatgccaggttgctactgtggacatcgctggaagctgagccatagttctgagatagatcagtacttgcagagagccgcaccccCATTAGTACAGGGAAccgttatgtgtgtgtgtgtgtgtgtgtgtgtgtgtgtgtgtgtgtgtgtgtgtgtgtgtgtgtgtgtgtgtgtgtgaaagtccctgtctgtagagtgtatactcaagtgtgtgagtgtgtaaagTATAGGCAGCCTCTGGTATCGAAGTCCAACCTAGGTCTGATGTCAATGTCAATATcattgtttaaataatatagtaATCAAGTTCTGTTTGACGATCTCCATTGTTTGTCTCCTGtctgttaattaaagttacgtgtgattgtaacacttgtgtccagactcgactctctgtgaacccaccaaacctgat contains the following coding sequences:
- the LOC138740483 gene encoding bone morphogenetic protein 15-like isoform X1, translated to MSHITALHGSSGVSEEPDARNGRDLGPLIGMLARKVGPRPLLLSGKEEVDQHMEYMVRLYKRSADQNGKPKANRTTKTNTIRLVKPSSSVMLASTGHWHVHHVEYDLQHIPELEHLIEVVAVYMYSPLPNPVKLSCEIKCLLANYVDINFLQNTTSIEMTIKLVLKVHDQWAEADITPCVHLPSENSVKKVDLNIGYKCDELENVGQGTLDKREIAVHLKVPSLLLYLNDTDETTHQRREKQMEQVLEKPFRSHALSRKPRQLNTMGSDVPSILQKRNSPRNICKLHSFWVSFEQLGWDHWIVAPHKYNPKFCRGECPRILHYGYHSPNHAIVQNFINEIVDENVPRPSCVPSKYSPISVLLKEQNDHVVYKEYEDMIAVSCTCK